A single genomic interval of Asterias amurensis chromosome 1, ASM3211899v1 harbors:
- the LOC139946256 gene encoding uncharacterized protein, translating to MAYKWWSALKKTTKKELLVQVSILLAVFLIATILNDLVAYTITQNTHRSTQNLSESVLVMHIISFYMALLGFVYITQAGKLWQTARLEWLSIVLNFLVCFVRVAIEASFIQFRREEYRNFTE from the exons ATGGCATACAAATGGTGGTCAGCCCTCAAGAAGACCACGAAGAAGGAACTGCTCGTTCAGGTGTCGATTCTACTTGCCGTGTTTCTCATTGCGACCATCCTCAACGATCTCGTCGCCTACACCATCACCCAAAACACCCACCGCTCAACTCAGAATCTCAGCGAGTCTGTGCTG GTTATGCACATAATATCGTTTTACATGGCACTGCTTGGCTTTGTGTACATCACCCAAGCAGGCAAGCTCTGGCAGACCGCCCGCTTGGAATGGTTGTCAATcg TGTTGAATTTCCTGGTATGTTTCGTGCGAGTTGCAATCGAGGCTTCCTTCATTCAGTTCCGACGGGAAGAGTACAGAAACTTCACAGAGTAG